Proteins encoded by one window of Candidatus Sumerlaea chitinivorans:
- a CDS encoding MFS general substrate transporter — MPSNDTTEQQRKHHPRAAFQSRDFRLFQAARFLFVVGWQMQSVAIAWQVAEATGRPLDVGFVGLIQFLPAIGFFLVTGHVADRYDRRRIVMACMAGLGLASLLLAVLTVSGQVRLSYILALTFLIGVCHAFATPASQALMPQLVPPEHFPNAVAWNSSIWQVAAITGPALGGLLIHFGGGPQVVYFTDALICTVAALLVARIHARSVAAKQNSAPTLETLFAGIRYVWEKKVILGAITLDLFAVLLGGAVALLPFYAKDILHVGSLGYGLLRAAPSIGAAAMAVIVAHLPPFQRAGRLMLIAVALFGVLTIVFGLSRSFGLSLAALVALGAADMISVVIRHTLVQIVTPHEMRGRVSAVNSVFIGASNQLGEFESGVTAQWFGLVPSVVIGGVGTLLVVAVIAVLFPELRRFGRLDRMKT, encoded by the coding sequence GTGCCGTCAAACGACACAACGGAACAACAACGCAAGCATCACCCTCGTGCCGCATTTCAGTCGCGGGACTTTCGGCTTTTTCAAGCAGCGCGTTTCTTGTTTGTGGTGGGCTGGCAAATGCAAAGCGTCGCGATTGCGTGGCAGGTGGCCGAGGCGACCGGCCGCCCCCTCGACGTCGGTTTTGTCGGCCTGATTCAGTTCCTGCCTGCCATTGGGTTTTTTCTCGTCACTGGTCACGTGGCCGACCGCTACGATCGCCGCCGGATCGTTATGGCGTGTATGGCTGGGTTGGGACTTGCCTCGCTCTTGCTTGCAGTGCTCACCGTGAGCGGTCAGGTGCGGCTCTCATATATATTGGCGCTGACCTTCCTCATCGGTGTATGCCATGCTTTCGCAACGCCGGCGAGTCAGGCCCTTATGCCGCAGCTCGTTCCACCCGAGCATTTCCCAAATGCAGTCGCGTGGAACTCTTCCATTTGGCAAGTCGCGGCAATCACCGGCCCCGCCCTTGGCGGCTTGCTCATTCATTTCGGTGGTGGGCCACAAGTGGTTTACTTCACGGATGCTTTGATTTGCACCGTGGCGGCCCTGTTGGTTGCTCGCATCCACGCACGTTCGGTCGCGGCTAAGCAGAATTCCGCACCGACTTTGGAGACGTTGTTCGCTGGGATTCGCTACGTGTGGGAGAAGAAGGTCATTCTGGGCGCGATTACCCTCGACCTTTTTGCTGTCCTGTTGGGGGGTGCGGTGGCCCTGCTTCCTTTCTACGCGAAGGACATCTTGCACGTGGGCTCGCTTGGTTATGGTTTGCTGCGTGCCGCGCCGTCGATCGGGGCCGCCGCGATGGCGGTCATTGTGGCTCATTTACCACCGTTTCAGCGTGCCGGCCGACTGATGTTGATTGCGGTCGCGCTCTTTGGCGTCCTGACAATCGTCTTCGGACTTTCCCGAAGCTTTGGGCTGTCACTCGCTGCACTGGTGGCGCTCGGCGCGGCGGATATGATCAGCGTCGTCATCCGGCACACGCTCGTGCAGATTGTGACGCCCCACGAGATGCGAGGGCGCGTCAGCGCCGTGAACTCTGTGTTTATTGGCGCGTCGAACCAGCTCGGCGAATTTGAATCCGGTGTCACCGCTCAGTGGTTCGGGCTTGTGCCGTCGGTTGTGATCGGAGGGGTGGGCACGCTCCTCGTCGTCGCCGTTATCGCTGTGCTTTTTCCGGAGCTCCGAAGGTTTGGGCGCCTCGACCGAATGAAGACGTAA
- a CDS encoding Ribonucleotide reductase transcriptional regulator NrdR, whose translation MLCPFCGHTESKVVNSRQSTRGDSIRRRRECLQCGHRFTTFEVIEKVPIIVIKRDGKREAFDRQKVAAGIWRACEKRPVTLEQVERIVQFVEKSLYNSMEKEVSSLKIGEMVLRKLREVDEVAYVRFASVYRQFRDVSEFNHEVRVLMQNDSNGS comes from the coding sequence ATGTTGTGCCCATTCTGCGGTCATACGGAAAGTAAGGTCGTCAACTCCCGACAAAGTACACGCGGGGACTCCATCCGGCGTCGGCGCGAGTGTCTGCAATGCGGCCATCGCTTTACCACCTTCGAGGTCATCGAGAAAGTTCCCATTATTGTGATCAAACGCGACGGCAAGCGGGAAGCCTTTGACCGGCAGAAAGTCGCCGCAGGAATTTGGCGCGCATGCGAGAAGCGTCCCGTCACCCTCGAGCAAGTGGAACGCATTGTCCAGTTTGTGGAGAAGTCTCTCTACAACAGCATGGAAAAAGAAGTGAGCTCGCTTAAGATTGGCGAGATGGTCCTGCGCAAGCTGCGTGAAGTTGATGAAGTTGCGTATGTCCGCTTTGCCAGCGTCTATCGCCAATTCCGAGATGTGAGCGAGTTCAACCACGAAGTTCGGGTGCTGATGCAAAACGACTCGAACGGATCCTGA
- a CDS encoding gliding motility protein MglA, producing the protein MPNINYAFREIACKIVYYGPGFGGKTTNLQFVYGNVPEKHRGQLVSLATEQDQTLFFDFLPLDIGEVKGFKTKFQLYTVPGQVFYNATRKLVLRGVDGIVFVADSQSNRLQDNLDSMKNLRENLREYGLDLDSIPCVIQYNKRDLPNALPVAELEARLNPDRRFVQFEAIATEGIGVRETLREIASQVLKKLNETANIVTDEEIVGERLGVLPPVEEEEKPASSSKLKAASQGGPQIEYEQNSRWSWRGIPIGEGEVSIHTVTQKDGSVNYELRANYRVLLRKKQLNRTLKFIGEDRRDILGDTHTYYFLRDTATSRDTVPVTVYVEKGTIPRIYMIYPGIAGDIKVGPSGEFNPF; encoded by the coding sequence ATGCCAAATATAAACTACGCTTTTCGTGAAATTGCATGCAAGATTGTCTACTACGGACCTGGATTTGGGGGTAAAACGACAAACCTGCAGTTCGTGTATGGAAACGTGCCTGAAAAACATCGCGGACAACTGGTGTCACTTGCGACCGAACAAGACCAGACCCTCTTCTTCGATTTTCTCCCCTTGGACATTGGGGAGGTGAAAGGCTTCAAGACGAAGTTTCAGCTCTACACCGTCCCCGGACAGGTCTTCTACAATGCCACACGCAAGCTGGTCCTGCGAGGGGTAGATGGCATCGTCTTCGTGGCGGATTCGCAGTCGAACCGCTTGCAGGACAATCTGGATAGTATGAAAAACCTCCGCGAGAACCTGCGCGAGTACGGCTTGGATCTGGATTCTATTCCCTGTGTGATCCAGTACAACAAGCGCGATTTGCCCAATGCTCTGCCCGTCGCAGAACTTGAGGCACGCCTTAATCCGGATAGACGCTTCGTGCAGTTTGAGGCGATCGCGACCGAGGGCATCGGTGTGCGCGAGACGCTTCGCGAGATCGCCTCGCAGGTGCTAAAGAAACTTAACGAAACGGCAAACATCGTCACCGACGAGGAAATCGTCGGCGAGCGCCTCGGCGTTCTCCCGCCGGTGGAAGAAGAGGAGAAACCGGCGTCGTCCAGCAAACTGAAAGCCGCCTCGCAAGGTGGGCCCCAGATTGAATACGAGCAGAACTCGCGTTGGTCGTGGCGGGGGATTCCCATCGGCGAAGGGGAAGTGAGCATTCACACCGTGACCCAGAAAGATGGGAGCGTGAACTATGAGCTCCGTGCCAACTACCGCGTCTTGCTGCGCAAGAAGCAACTGAACCGTACGCTGAAATTCATCGGTGAGGACCGGCGAGATATTCTCGGGGACACACATACCTACTACTTTTTGCGCGACACAGCCACATCGCGCGACACAGTACCCGTCACCGTTTACGTGGAAAAAGGCACCATTCCACGAATCTACATGATCTATCCGGGGATTGCTGGGGATATCAAAGTCGGCCCAAGCGGGGAATTCAATCCGTTCTGA
- a CDS encoding DNA-directed RNA polymerase beta subunit, producing the protein MSKTASRKPTTGNGRISFASLPEVMELPYLLETQKKSYEEFLQMHVPPDEREDIGLQEAFKSIFPIKSSNSETTLEFVEYSFGPPKYTEQECLERGMTYGVPLKVKLQLIVREQNPTTGEIEIKDIKEQPVYLGDIPLMTDRGTFIVNGAERVIVSQLHRSPGVTFGSSVHTNGKTLYNARIIPNRGAWVEFEVDINNVMYVMVDRKRKLPATTFLKCFGLCDNEEIAKQFFRRERVKLDDFSKGATFVDELEERYLGKQFIEDIIDPETGKILVLRGAKVTKKAIHLLRSHGIERVHLDVAEGYEHLIGKVLGADVVDPATGEILAECFETITTTHLRRFGLAKIKEVCIIPVEENQSFVILQTIAKDKTRSRQEALAELYKRMRPGNPVTPANAETLFEEMFLSDRRYDLGKVGRHKLNRRCQLNVDPNVRTLTREDVIGIMRELVKLAESEGEVDDIDHLGNRRVRSVGELVQNQIRLSLAELERHARERMGVAELENLTPQQLINAKPIMNAVKEFFSRSQLSQFMDQVNPLSELTHKRRLSALGPGGLQRDRAGFEVRDVHHTHYGRICPIETPEGPNIGLISSLSTYARINEHGFIETPYRRVKNGVVTNEIRYMAADEEDQYVVAQANAPIDEKGRLVGDRVLARKAGDFVEVTPEEVDYMDVSPKQLVSVSAALIPFLEHDDANRALMGSNMQRQAVPLLHTEAPIVGTGLEVRTARDSGACVVALNDGVVERVTADEIVIRNELGQLDVYRLLKYRRSNQDTCINQKPIVSEGDKVEAGQVIADGPAMKDGELALGRNLLVAFMPFGGYNFEDAILISERVVKDDVFTSIHIEEFSYEARETKAGKEEITREIPNVGEEALRNLDEDGLIIVGSEVQPGDILVGKVTPRPESDRSAEDKLLAAIFGDKSQDVRDASLKAGPGVYGTVVDVKVFSRKDRSSRTDREEKKLIEEIDRQKELELENERARFFEELKTLLGKIEKPIVNYETGEIVLKPGQKVSSSAVEYVERSMNMGMLPVEGAVGREIKRLYQEYAKQKAFIEEEAENKKNRIKSGDELPPGVLKSVKVYVACKRKLQVGDKMAGRHGNKGVVAKILPEEDMPFLADGTRVDIVLNPLGVPSRMNVGQLLETHLGWAAKILGLKIASPVFDGAKEDKIRELLIEARNKKLREAGDPRTFDQLSDYEKMLDVNPTGQVILFDGATGEPFDTPVTVGYMYMLKLAHLVDDKMHARATGPYSLVTQQPLGGKAQFGGQRFGEMEVWALEAYGAAYTLQEMLTVKSDDVVGRTKMYESIVKGMNYLKPGIPESFNVLVKELQGLALNLELLTEEPEVPIVQDTGGEIFSESDLVESEGLGIDEHEESETGFDTEDEI; encoded by the coding sequence ATGAGTAAAACAGCCTCTCGCAAGCCCACGACAGGGAATGGTCGGATTTCATTTGCCAGCCTCCCCGAGGTCATGGAGCTACCCTATCTCCTTGAAACTCAAAAGAAGAGCTACGAGGAATTCTTGCAAATGCACGTTCCCCCCGATGAACGGGAGGACATTGGGCTTCAAGAAGCCTTCAAGAGCATTTTCCCGATCAAGAGCTCCAATTCTGAGACGACCCTCGAGTTTGTTGAGTATTCGTTTGGCCCGCCAAAGTACACGGAGCAAGAATGTTTAGAGCGCGGCATGACCTACGGCGTCCCCCTGAAGGTCAAGCTCCAACTGATTGTTCGTGAGCAGAACCCCACGACCGGCGAGATCGAAATCAAAGACATCAAGGAACAGCCGGTCTACTTGGGCGACATTCCACTCATGACGGATCGCGGGACGTTCATTGTCAACGGCGCCGAACGCGTGATCGTTTCCCAGCTTCACCGCTCCCCCGGCGTGACGTTTGGCTCCTCAGTGCACACCAATGGAAAGACGCTTTACAACGCACGGATTATCCCGAATCGCGGTGCGTGGGTCGAGTTCGAGGTCGACATCAACAACGTCATGTATGTGATGGTGGATCGGAAGCGAAAGCTCCCCGCAACCACCTTCCTGAAATGTTTCGGGCTTTGCGACAACGAGGAAATCGCCAAGCAGTTCTTCCGTCGGGAACGCGTGAAGCTCGACGATTTCTCCAAGGGCGCCACCTTCGTGGACGAGCTCGAGGAACGGTACCTCGGCAAGCAATTCATTGAGGACATTATTGACCCCGAAACGGGCAAAATCCTTGTGCTTCGTGGAGCGAAGGTTACGAAGAAAGCCATTCATTTGCTGCGCTCACATGGTATTGAGCGCGTGCATCTTGATGTGGCTGAAGGTTACGAGCACCTGATCGGAAAGGTGCTGGGTGCCGACGTGGTGGATCCCGCAACCGGCGAGATTCTGGCCGAATGTTTCGAAACCATTACTACGACTCACCTTCGCCGGTTCGGCCTCGCCAAGATTAAGGAAGTTTGCATCATTCCCGTTGAGGAAAACCAGTCGTTCGTTATTCTGCAAACAATCGCGAAAGATAAGACGCGTTCGCGACAGGAGGCGTTGGCAGAGCTGTACAAGCGAATGAGGCCGGGCAACCCCGTAACGCCAGCCAATGCCGAGACTCTGTTTGAGGAAATGTTCCTGTCGGATCGTCGTTACGATCTGGGAAAAGTAGGTCGCCACAAGCTCAATCGCCGCTGCCAGCTCAACGTCGATCCCAACGTTCGCACGCTGACGCGCGAGGATGTGATTGGCATTATGCGCGAGCTTGTGAAGCTCGCAGAATCCGAGGGTGAGGTGGACGATATTGACCACCTTGGCAATCGCCGTGTGCGCAGTGTTGGCGAGCTCGTACAGAATCAAATTCGGCTCAGCTTAGCCGAGCTTGAACGGCATGCGCGCGAACGCATGGGTGTGGCGGAGCTTGAGAATCTCACCCCGCAGCAACTCATCAATGCCAAGCCCATCATGAATGCGGTGAAGGAGTTCTTCAGTCGCTCCCAGTTGAGTCAGTTCATGGATCAGGTCAATCCCCTGAGCGAGCTGACGCACAAGCGACGCCTCAGCGCGCTTGGCCCCGGCGGATTGCAGCGTGACCGAGCGGGTTTTGAGGTGCGCGACGTGCACCACACGCACTACGGGCGCATTTGTCCGATCGAAACCCCTGAAGGTCCCAACATTGGTCTGATTTCGTCGCTCTCCACGTATGCACGCATCAACGAGCACGGCTTCATCGAGACGCCGTATCGCCGCGTCAAAAACGGCGTTGTGACCAACGAAATTCGCTACATGGCGGCGGACGAAGAAGATCAGTACGTCGTTGCCCAGGCGAATGCTCCAATAGATGAAAAAGGCCGGCTCGTAGGGGATCGCGTCCTGGCGCGCAAAGCCGGTGACTTCGTGGAAGTCACACCTGAAGAAGTGGACTACATGGACGTGTCGCCCAAGCAGTTAGTTTCCGTCAGTGCGGCGCTTATCCCCTTCCTCGAGCACGACGACGCAAACCGCGCGCTCATGGGTTCAAATATGCAGCGCCAAGCGGTGCCGCTCCTGCATACCGAAGCACCCATCGTGGGTACTGGCCTTGAGGTGCGTACTGCGCGCGACAGTGGCGCGTGCGTGGTCGCTCTCAATGATGGGGTAGTGGAGCGGGTGACCGCCGACGAGATCGTCATTCGCAACGAGCTTGGGCAACTGGATGTCTATCGCCTGCTCAAGTACCGTCGCTCGAACCAGGACACCTGCATCAATCAGAAGCCGATTGTGAGCGAGGGCGATAAGGTCGAGGCCGGCCAGGTCATTGCCGACGGTCCGGCAATGAAAGATGGAGAGCTTGCCCTTGGCCGAAACCTGTTGGTAGCCTTTATGCCTTTCGGCGGCTACAACTTCGAGGACGCTATCCTGATCAGTGAACGTGTGGTCAAGGATGACGTCTTCACCTCGATCCACATCGAAGAATTCTCCTACGAGGCGCGCGAAACGAAGGCCGGTAAGGAAGAAATTACACGCGAGATTCCGAACGTGGGCGAGGAGGCGCTTCGCAATCTGGACGAAGATGGCCTGATTATTGTGGGGTCCGAGGTCCAACCCGGCGACATTTTGGTCGGAAAAGTGACGCCACGGCCTGAGTCCGATCGAAGCGCGGAGGATAAGCTGCTTGCGGCGATCTTCGGCGATAAGAGTCAGGATGTGCGGGATGCCTCGTTGAAAGCGGGACCGGGCGTCTACGGGACGGTGGTAGACGTCAAGGTGTTCTCGCGTAAAGATCGCTCAAGCCGCACCGACCGTGAAGAAAAGAAGCTCATCGAGGAAATTGACCGTCAAAAGGAGCTCGAGCTCGAGAATGAGCGGGCTCGCTTCTTCGAAGAGCTCAAAACGCTTTTGGGCAAAATCGAAAAGCCGATCGTGAATTACGAAACCGGCGAAATCGTGCTCAAGCCCGGCCAAAAAGTGTCCTCCTCGGCTGTCGAATATGTCGAGCGCAGCATGAACATGGGCATGTTGCCGGTCGAGGGAGCCGTTGGACGCGAGATCAAGCGCCTCTACCAAGAGTACGCGAAGCAGAAGGCTTTCATTGAAGAAGAGGCAGAGAACAAAAAGAACCGCATCAAGAGCGGTGACGAGTTGCCGCCCGGCGTTCTAAAGAGCGTCAAAGTGTACGTTGCCTGCAAGCGTAAGCTTCAGGTGGGTGACAAGATGGCGGGACGCCACGGGAACAAGGGTGTGGTCGCGAAGATTCTCCCGGAAGAGGACATGCCGTTCCTTGCCGATGGGACTCGGGTGGACATTGTCCTCAACCCGCTGGGTGTGCCGTCGCGCATGAACGTGGGTCAATTGCTCGAAACACACCTTGGTTGGGCTGCGAAGATCCTTGGCTTAAAGATCGCCTCGCCCGTTTTCGATGGCGCGAAAGAAGATAAGATCCGAGAATTGCTAATCGAAGCGCGGAACAAAAAACTGCGCGAGGCGGGCGACCCCCGTACCTTCGACCAACTCTCCGACTACGAGAAAATGCTCGATGTGAACCCGACGGGGCAAGTCATCCTCTTCGATGGCGCAACCGGTGAGCCCTTCGATACCCCAGTCACGGTGGGCTACATGTACATGCTGAAACTGGCGCACTTGGTGGATGACAAGATGCATGCCCGCGCGACTGGACCGTACTCGCTTGTGACGCAGCAGCCGTTGGGTGGTAAGGCTCAGTTCGGTGGTCAGCGCTTCGGAGAAATGGAGGTGTGGGCGCTCGAGGCCTACGGAGCGGCCTATACACTCCAAGAAATGCTCACTGTGAAGAGTGACGACGTTGTGGGTCGTACGAAGATGTACGAGTCCATCGTCAAAGGCATGAACTATCTGAAGCCCGGCATCCCCGAGAGCTTCAACGTGCTGGTGAAGGAGCTCCAAGGCTTGGCTCTGAATCTCGAACTCCTCACCGAGGAACCGGAGGTCCCAATCGTGCAGGATACCGGTGGAGAGATTTTCAGCGAATCCGATCTCGTTGAGAGTGAGGGCCTCGGTATTGATGAGCACGAGGAGTCAGAAACTGGATTTGATACAGAGGATGAGATCTAA